In Janthinobacterium sp. J1-1, a single genomic region encodes these proteins:
- a CDS encoding catalase codes for MATKQNTPSVDGAGSVLSSSGGPSDTTPPQSLGSSNDAADTLLRKVAASQALADAMPDNPNVAGQYGEAARSPEEGVHVDASDPAATGSTTGETTASPKTGDGQPALGANAGTAPLDRARADDSGRVLTTNQGVPVGDNQNSLKAGLRGHTLMEDFILREKLTHFDHERIPERVVHARGSAAHGYFECYKEQSDLTRASLFARAGKRTPVFVRFSTVAGERGSTDTARDVRGFAVKFYTDEGNWDLVGNNIPVFFIQDAMKFPDLVHAVKPEPHNGIPQAASAHDTFWDFASLMPEITHMLMWAMSDRAIPRSYRTMQGFGVHTFRLVNAEGQSVFCKFHWSPTAGTHSLVWDEAVKISGADSDFHRRDLWEAIECGEYPEWELAFQVFTEEQADAFEFDVLDPTKLIPEEMIPLTPVGKMVLNRNPDNFFAETEQVAFCTAHIVPGIDFSNDPLLQGRIHSYVDTQISRLGGANFHEIPINSAIAPVHNNQRDGIHRQAINRGRVAYEPNSLAGGAPYQAGSRGFNSFPQPTEGDKVRGKPEKFAEHYGQARLFFISQTPPEQDHIANAFRFELSKVQTVAIRKRIVAMLRNVDETLAQKVADGLGLALPPAMPTLDLVPIPDYAPAPSLSLTFRLGKTGIHTKRVAILVGPGSDAAQVRAIYASLLADGAVPRLVGSALGQVDTKAGAPLAVEVTLETAPAVLFDGVVIPDGEAAAQQLSLDANALDFVRLQYRHCKPLLVIDAGKTLLDKAGVPLTLPDGSADPALVIAAAGDAKAVAAFKKALAGQRAYARETDPPRV; via the coding sequence ATGGCTACCAAACAAAACACCCCATCGGTCGATGGCGCAGGTTCCGTCTTGAGCAGCTCGGGCGGCCCGTCCGACACGACGCCGCCGCAAAGCCTGGGCAGCAGCAATGACGCGGCCGACACCCTGCTGCGCAAGGTGGCCGCCAGCCAGGCCCTGGCCGACGCCATGCCCGACAATCCGAATGTCGCCGGCCAGTATGGCGAGGCGGCGCGCAGTCCGGAAGAAGGGGTGCATGTGGACGCCAGCGACCCGGCCGCCACCGGCAGCACCACCGGCGAAACCACGGCCTCGCCGAAAACCGGCGATGGCCAGCCTGCGCTGGGCGCCAATGCGGGTACCGCGCCGCTGGACCGCGCGCGCGCCGACGACAGCGGTCGCGTGCTGACCACCAACCAGGGCGTGCCGGTGGGCGACAACCAGAATTCGCTCAAAGCAGGGTTGCGCGGCCATACCCTGATGGAAGATTTCATCCTGCGCGAAAAGCTCACGCACTTTGATCATGAGCGTATCCCCGAACGCGTCGTGCATGCGCGCGGTTCGGCCGCCCACGGCTACTTCGAATGCTACAAGGAACAAAGCGACCTGACGCGCGCCTCGCTGTTTGCCAGGGCCGGCAAGCGCACGCCCGTGTTCGTGCGCTTTTCCACCGTGGCCGGCGAACGCGGTTCGACCGATACGGCGCGCGACGTGCGCGGCTTTGCCGTCAAGTTCTATACGGACGAAGGCAACTGGGATCTGGTCGGCAACAATATTCCCGTCTTCTTTATCCAGGACGCGATGAAATTCCCCGACCTGGTGCATGCGGTCAAGCCCGAGCCGCACAACGGCATTCCGCAGGCAGCCAGCGCGCATGACACCTTCTGGGATTTCGCCTCGCTGATGCCGGAAATTACGCATATGCTGATGTGGGCCATGTCCGACCGCGCGATTCCGCGCAGCTACCGCACCATGCAGGGCTTTGGCGTGCATACCTTCCGCCTGGTCAATGCCGAAGGCCAGTCCGTGTTCTGTAAATTCCACTGGTCGCCCACGGCCGGCACGCATTCGCTGGTCTGGGACGAGGCCGTCAAGATCAGTGGCGCCGACTCCGATTTCCACCGCCGCGACCTGTGGGAAGCCATCGAATGCGGCGAATATCCCGAGTGGGAACTGGCGTTCCAGGTCTTCACGGAAGAGCAGGCCGACGCGTTCGAATTCGACGTGCTGGACCCGACCAAGCTGATTCCCGAGGAAATGATTCCATTGACGCCGGTCGGCAAGATGGTGCTCAACCGTAACCCGGACAATTTCTTTGCCGAGACCGAGCAGGTGGCCTTCTGTACCGCGCACATCGTGCCCGGCATAGATTTCAGTAACGATCCGCTGCTGCAAGGGCGTATCCATTCCTATGTGGACACGCAGATCAGCCGCCTCGGTGGCGCCAATTTCCATGAGATCCCGATCAACTCGGCCATTGCGCCCGTGCACAACAACCAGCGCGACGGCATTCACCGCCAGGCCATCAACCGTGGCCGCGTGGCCTACGAGCCGAACTCGCTGGCCGGCGGCGCGCCGTACCAGGCCGGCAGCCGCGGCTTCAACAGCTTCCCGCAGCCGACCGAAGGCGACAAGGTGCGCGGCAAGCCCGAGAAATTCGCCGAGCATTATGGCCAGGCGCGCCTGTTCTTCATCAGCCAGACGCCGCCCGAGCAGGACCATATCGCCAACGCCTTCCGCTTCGAGCTGAGCAAGGTGCAGACCGTGGCCATCCGCAAGCGCATCGTCGCCATGCTGCGCAATGTCGATGAAACGCTGGCGCAGAAGGTGGCCGATGGCCTGGGCCTGGCCTTGCCGCCGGCCATGCCGACCCTGGACCTGGTGCCGATTCCGGACTACGCGCCGGCGCCGTCCTTGTCGCTGACCTTCCGTCTTGGCAAGACCGGCATCCACACCAAACGCGTGGCCATCCTGGTGGGGCCGGGCAGCGACGCGGCGCAGGTGCGCGCCATCTACGCCTCGCTGCTGGCGGACGGCGCCGTGCCGCGCCTGGTGGGCAGCGCCCTGGGCCAGGTCGATACCAAGGCCGGTGCGCCGCTGGCCGTCGAAGTGACGCTGGAAACGGCGCCGGCGGTGCTGTTCGACGGCGTCGTCATTCCCGATGGCGAAGCGGCGGCCCAGCAACTGAGCCTGGACGCCAACGCGCTCGACTTCGTGCGCCTGCAATACCGCCACTGCAAGCCGCTGCTGGTGATCGACGCCGGCAAGACCCTGCTCGACAAGGCCGGCGTGCCGTTGACCTTGCCGGACGGCAGTGCCGATCCGGCCCTCGTCATCGCCGCCGCTGGCGATGCCAAGGCGGTGGCGGCGTTCAAGAAGGCGCTGGCCGGCCAGCGTGCGTATGCGCGCGAGACGGATCCGCCGCGCGTTTAA